The Sorangiineae bacterium MSr11367 genome window below encodes:
- a CDS encoding UTP--glucose-1-phosphate uridylyltransferase codes for MSPHATHDLQEELDTIDPDVRAKLARAGFDAARLLDLAKDLGQGTAAERRDKRNRVPGPVEPPSEDEIWAIPPLSSDGEGAAPSERHRELEALGLEALKKGELAFAVLAGGMATRMGGVVKALVEALPGHTFLDVRLRENRLWSARAGKPVPLWLMTSDATDEPTRQALAAHRADEGDAHVKTFLQDLGPRLTPDGHLFHGDDGRPSLYSPGHGDLVDALRRSGLLRDFLAAGGRYVWIANLDNLGATIDPVLLGLFIENHAAGQRVDVMCEVTDKDPGDRGGIPVHALGKLQVLEEFRLPRDFDASRVSVFNTNTFLVSAEALQTADIAWNWFEVEKNVDGKPAIQFERLLQELTGAMRAAYVRVPRRGAASRFLPVKDREELEARRNTILEVARSRGIL; via the coding sequence CACTCACGACTTGCAGGAAGAGCTCGATACGATCGATCCCGACGTCCGCGCGAAGCTTGCGCGCGCCGGCTTCGACGCAGCGCGGCTCCTCGACTTGGCCAAGGATCTGGGGCAGGGGACCGCCGCGGAGCGTCGCGATAAGCGCAACCGTGTGCCGGGACCGGTGGAACCTCCATCCGAGGACGAGATCTGGGCGATCCCGCCCCTGTCTTCGGATGGGGAGGGGGCGGCACCTTCCGAGCGGCATCGTGAGCTCGAGGCGCTTGGCCTCGAGGCGCTGAAAAAGGGAGAGCTCGCATTCGCGGTGCTGGCCGGCGGCATGGCCACGCGCATGGGCGGTGTCGTCAAAGCGTTGGTCGAGGCTCTCCCAGGGCACACGTTCCTCGACGTGCGGCTGCGGGAAAATCGACTTTGGTCGGCGCGGGCCGGCAAGCCCGTGCCGCTTTGGCTCATGACCAGCGACGCGACGGACGAGCCCACGCGCCAGGCCCTTGCTGCTCATCGGGCGGACGAGGGCGACGCGCACGTGAAGACGTTCCTGCAGGATCTCGGCCCGAGGCTTACCCCCGATGGGCACTTGTTTCATGGCGACGACGGTCGCCCGAGTCTCTACTCACCGGGGCACGGCGATCTGGTGGACGCATTGCGGCGCTCCGGGTTGCTTCGCGACTTCCTCGCGGCCGGTGGGCGTTACGTGTGGATCGCCAACCTCGACAACTTGGGGGCCACCATCGACCCCGTCCTGCTCGGCCTGTTCATCGAGAACCACGCGGCGGGGCAGCGCGTCGACGTCATGTGCGAAGTGACCGACAAGGACCCGGGCGACCGGGGCGGCATTCCGGTGCATGCGCTCGGCAAGTTGCAAGTGCTGGAAGAATTTCGCCTTCCTCGCGACTTCGATGCGAGCCGAGTGTCCGTGTTCAATACGAACACCTTTCTCGTGTCCGCGGAGGCTCTGCAAACCGCCGACATTGCGTGGAATTGGTTCGAGGTCGAAAAAAACGTCGACGGAAAACCCGCGATCCAGTTCGAACGTCTGCTCCAGGAGCTTACCGGCGCCATGCGTGCGGCCTATGTTCGTGTACCGCGACGCGGTGCCGCGTCGCGTTTCCTTCCGGTCAAAGACCGCGAGGAGCTCGAGGCGCGTCGAAACACGATCCTCGAAGTTGCACGCAGCCGCGGTATCCTCTGA
- a CDS encoding PhoH family protein has product MTSITSELEIADMGTLLTLSGPQNEKLRAIEREADVQVGLRGNTIFIQGEPDAVALVERFLSESATLLTTRGIRVDTVDMRRALRMLREDPERRLADIFAFDRDGGEDVVTLGSARRPIGPRGMAQKRYVESIRAHDLTFGIGPAGTGKTYLAMACAVAALKSGAAKRIVLTRPAVEAGEKLGFLPGDLAEKVNPYLRPLYDALNDMMDFDKAQGLITRGAIEVAPLAFMRGRTLNDSFVILDEAQNTTSDQMRMFLTRLGYNSKAVVTGDVTQVDLPEGRSSGLAEARDLLGKVPGIAFCHFTDVDVVRHPLVQKIILAYESRDSTRRAGMAAATETR; this is encoded by the coding sequence ATGACGAGCATTACCTCCGAACTCGAAATTGCCGACATGGGCACGCTTCTCACGTTGAGCGGCCCGCAGAATGAAAAGCTCCGCGCCATCGAACGCGAAGCGGACGTCCAAGTCGGTTTGCGTGGGAATACCATCTTCATTCAGGGAGAACCGGACGCCGTCGCATTGGTCGAGCGGTTCCTCTCGGAATCGGCCACCTTGCTCACCACGCGCGGCATCCGGGTCGATACCGTCGACATGCGCCGCGCCCTGCGCATGCTGCGCGAAGACCCCGAGCGACGCTTGGCCGATATCTTCGCGTTCGATCGCGACGGCGGGGAGGACGTGGTCACCCTGGGCTCGGCGCGGCGTCCCATCGGGCCTCGCGGCATGGCGCAAAAGCGTTACGTGGAGTCCATTCGCGCCCACGATCTCACCTTTGGCATCGGCCCGGCGGGAACGGGCAAGACGTATTTGGCCATGGCGTGTGCCGTCGCCGCGCTCAAGTCGGGCGCGGCCAAGCGCATCGTGCTCACGCGCCCCGCGGTGGAAGCCGGTGAAAAGCTTGGCTTTTTGCCCGGCGACTTGGCGGAGAAGGTGAATCCGTATCTGCGGCCGCTCTACGACGCGCTCAACGACATGATGGACTTCGACAAGGCCCAGGGGCTCATCACCCGCGGCGCCATCGAGGTGGCGCCCCTCGCGTTCATGCGCGGGCGCACCCTGAACGATTCGTTCGTCATCCTGGACGAAGCGCAGAATACGACGTCGGATCAAATGCGCATGTTCCTCACCCGATTGGGATACAATTCCAAAGCCGTGGTGACGGGAGACGTGACACAGGTCGACCTGCCCGAAGGCCGCTCCAGCGGATTGGCCGAGGCGCGCGATCTGCTCGGCAAGGTTCCCGGTATTGCCTTTTGCCATTTCACCGACGTGGACGTGGTGCGGCATCCCCTCGTTCAAAAGATCATCTTGGCTTACGAGTCTCGCGATTCGACGCGGAGAGCGGGAATGGCGGCAGCAACCGAAACACGATGA
- a CDS encoding GAF domain-containing protein — protein sequence MSYGDDGVPVTERMTGGAVADAAALVARLARAGDALRHDGRLPPHWVTSPHPLLLMVAQNSHIVLVAPAIVWDRGRDLLKPFSERFAQEGAMLVLMGHPRQGDFAQAMNKGLASIVSEDPSPDELHVAVFRALELLEAKVHAESRARSLRRYRYEVAELVDIARAMTTERDVNKLLSVVLEKSRFITGADAGSIYVVEGEEKNRRLRFKLTQNDSVHFDAREFVIPLSNRSIAGSAARSKKPINIADVYELPPGSPYGFDKSFDQKIGYLTKSMLTYPLISQRDEVIGVISLINKKKEPHKLLLSPEDFEEQVIPFDERSEELLGLLAAQAGVSLENTLLYDEIRLLFEGFVKASVEAIESRDPTTSGHSRRVADLTVELAKAVDKDSTGPYADAFFSREDLRELEYASLLHDFGKIGVRERVLVKAKKLFDEQLELIRARFDFVGRSIEADVLRRKVRALERGAKSSELSDLDRELSSRLGELEASFQSIVNANEPTVLAAGDFEKIEQLAHETYTDLRGDVRRLLADDEVISLSVKRGSLTPAEYDEIKSHVTHTFNFLSQIPWGKMFRRVPLIAGAHHERLNGTGYPNRLRAEEIPVQSKMMSIADIYDALTAADRPYKKAIPVDRAIDILEYGVKDGHLDAVLVRVFREARIWELCDPVPASLIFR from the coding sequence ATGTCCTACGGCGATGACGGGGTCCCCGTAACGGAGCGTATGACGGGTGGGGCGGTGGCGGATGCGGCGGCGCTCGTTGCGCGCCTCGCGCGGGCCGGCGATGCCCTCCGCCACGATGGACGCCTCCCGCCGCACTGGGTGACCAGCCCGCACCCGCTGCTGCTGATGGTCGCGCAGAACAGCCACATCGTCTTGGTGGCGCCGGCCATCGTGTGGGACCGCGGCCGCGACCTCCTCAAGCCGTTCTCCGAGCGATTCGCCCAAGAGGGGGCGATGCTCGTGCTCATGGGCCACCCGCGCCAGGGCGACTTCGCGCAGGCGATGAACAAGGGCTTGGCCAGCATCGTCTCGGAGGACCCTTCGCCAGACGAGCTCCACGTCGCCGTCTTCCGTGCACTGGAGCTCCTCGAGGCCAAAGTGCACGCGGAAAGCCGCGCCCGCTCGTTGCGCCGCTACCGCTACGAGGTGGCGGAGCTCGTGGACATCGCCCGCGCGATGACCACCGAGCGCGACGTGAACAAGCTTCTCTCCGTCGTCCTGGAGAAGAGCCGTTTCATCACCGGCGCCGATGCCGGGAGCATCTACGTCGTCGAGGGCGAAGAGAAGAATCGGCGCCTGCGCTTCAAGCTCACGCAGAACGACTCGGTGCACTTCGACGCGCGCGAATTCGTCATTCCGCTCTCGAATCGGAGCATCGCCGGCAGTGCCGCGCGCAGCAAAAAGCCCATCAACATTGCCGACGTGTACGAATTGCCGCCCGGCTCGCCGTACGGATTCGACAAAAGCTTCGACCAGAAGATCGGATATTTGACCAAATCGATGCTCACCTATCCGCTGATTTCGCAGCGGGACGAGGTCATCGGGGTCATCTCGCTGATCAACAAGAAGAAGGAGCCGCACAAGCTCCTGCTCTCCCCGGAGGACTTCGAGGAGCAGGTCATCCCCTTCGACGAACGAAGCGAAGAGCTGCTCGGCCTGCTCGCGGCGCAGGCCGGTGTTTCGTTGGAGAATACGCTTCTCTACGACGAGATTCGTCTGCTCTTCGAGGGCTTCGTGAAGGCCAGCGTGGAGGCCATCGAGTCGCGCGATCCGACGACGAGCGGTCACTCGCGCCGCGTGGCCGATCTCACCGTGGAGCTGGCGAAGGCCGTCGACAAGGACAGCACCGGCCCGTACGCGGACGCGTTCTTCAGCCGCGAGGACTTGCGCGAGCTCGAATACGCGAGCCTGCTTCACGACTTCGGGAAAATCGGCGTTCGCGAACGCGTTCTGGTGAAGGCGAAGAAGCTTTTCGACGAGCAGCTCGAGCTGATTCGCGCGCGTTTCGACTTCGTCGGCAGGTCCATCGAGGCGGACGTGCTACGGCGCAAGGTGCGCGCGCTGGAGCGCGGCGCGAAATCGTCGGAGCTCTCGGACCTCGATCGGGAGCTTTCGTCGCGCCTTGGCGAGCTCGAGGCTTCGTTTCAATCCATCGTCAACGCGAACGAACCCACGGTCCTGGCGGCGGGCGACTTCGAGAAAATCGAACAGCTGGCCCACGAGACGTACACGGATCTCCGCGGCGACGTGCGGCGGCTGCTCGCGGACGACGAGGTGATTTCGCTTTCGGTGAAGCGCGGTTCGCTCACGCCGGCGGAATACGACGAGATCAAATCGCACGTGACGCACACCTTCAATTTTCTATCCCAGATCCCCTGGGGAAAGATGTTTCGCCGCGTTCCTCTGATTGCCGGAGCCCATCACGAACGGCTCAACGGTACTGGATATCCGAATCGCCTGCGCGCGGAAGAGATTCCAGTGCAATCGAAGATGATGAGTATTGCGGATATTTATGATGCGCTCACGGCGGCCGATCGACCCTACAAAAAAGCCATTCCGGTCGACCGCGCGATCGACATTCTCGAATACGGCGTCAAAGATGGGCACCTCGACGCCGTATTGGTGCGAGTCTTCCGGGAAGCGCGGATATGGGAACTCTGCGATCCCGTGCCGGCGAGTCTCATTTTCCGCTGA
- a CDS encoding OprO/OprP family phosphate-selective porin gives MKLMFGYRRCAQRRALSILFSAVSLTAACEAAAQTAQTGSNPQWSNAPTSSSGSELGAQPRAAGEGSAAPAASSDVDARMHALEAKVASMAEKEEKRSKALEWLEHVKFTGFIQPQLIWQWYNDAASPNNGAGGASGLPAGVSANQTIARPDGYTTNPDTFRIRRARLKVEATPTEYAKFIMEIDPFPAGGTASGIGTIARQIEAVAVIPWSKDVKTEIGVGIFKVPFGYEIIQSDADRPFIERSWSEQNLVPGEFDTGVRAYTTALDKKLDIRAAVVNGATESEKNFVIVPDLDHGKDLIGHVNYNFGPFDVGASGYYGHGSLVDATALKFKTYKRWAWNAEAAVHHKFIKSLGNTKLFSEFTRAQNLDRGLRYSAAISLPSIPSNINDDVGNKDEYGFFVRLEQDFSEWATLGLRYDVYTPDSAQKNNARDTYSLLAVGHFTKALQLMLEYDFAIDNVHRPGTEAPSKHIHTFSSVLQARF, from the coding sequence ATGAAGCTCATGTTTGGATATCGCCGCTGCGCGCAAAGGCGCGCTCTTTCCATCCTCTTTTCCGCGGTGTCCCTGACGGCGGCTTGCGAGGCAGCCGCCCAGACCGCGCAGACAGGTTCCAACCCGCAGTGGTCGAATGCACCCACGTCGTCGAGCGGCTCCGAGCTCGGTGCGCAGCCTCGCGCAGCGGGTGAGGGCAGCGCCGCACCCGCGGCGAGCTCCGACGTGGATGCCCGCATGCACGCGCTCGAAGCCAAGGTCGCCTCGATGGCGGAGAAGGAAGAGAAGCGCAGCAAGGCTCTCGAGTGGCTCGAGCACGTCAAGTTCACCGGCTTCATTCAGCCGCAGTTGATTTGGCAGTGGTACAACGATGCCGCGTCGCCCAACAACGGTGCGGGTGGCGCGAGCGGGCTGCCGGCGGGCGTTTCGGCGAATCAGACCATCGCGCGTCCGGATGGGTACACGACGAACCCCGACACGTTCCGCATCCGTCGCGCGCGCCTCAAGGTCGAGGCCACGCCGACCGAGTACGCGAAGTTCATCATGGAGATCGATCCGTTCCCGGCCGGCGGAACCGCCTCGGGCATCGGAACCATCGCGCGCCAGATCGAGGCCGTCGCGGTCATTCCGTGGTCGAAAGACGTCAAAACCGAAATTGGAGTGGGCATTTTCAAAGTGCCTTTCGGATACGAGATCATTCAATCCGACGCGGATCGGCCGTTCATCGAGCGGAGCTGGTCGGAGCAAAACTTGGTGCCGGGCGAGTTCGACACCGGCGTGCGCGCGTACACGACGGCCCTGGACAAGAAGCTCGACATCCGCGCCGCCGTGGTGAACGGCGCGACGGAGTCGGAGAAGAACTTCGTCATCGTGCCCGACTTGGACCATGGCAAGGACCTGATCGGACACGTGAACTACAACTTCGGTCCCTTCGACGTGGGCGCGAGCGGCTACTACGGCCACGGCTCGCTCGTGGACGCGACGGCGCTCAAGTTCAAGACGTACAAGCGCTGGGCCTGGAACGCCGAGGCGGCGGTGCACCACAAGTTCATCAAGAGCCTGGGCAACACGAAGCTCTTCTCGGAGTTCACCCGCGCGCAAAATCTGGATCGCGGTCTCCGCTACTCCGCGGCCATCTCGCTGCCGAGCATCCCTTCGAACATCAACGACGACGTGGGCAACAAGGACGAGTACGGGTTCTTCGTTCGCCTCGAGCAGGACTTCAGCGAGTGGGCCACCCTCGGTCTCCGCTACGACGTCTACACGCCCGACTCGGCCCAAAAGAACAACGCGCGCGACACGTACAGCTTGCTCGCCGTCGGGCACTTCACCAAGGCGCTGCAGTTGATGCTGGAGTACGACTTCGCCATCGACAACGTCCACCGCCCCGGCACCGAAGCGCCCTCGAAGCACATTCACACCTTCTCCAGCGTGCTCCAAGCGCGCTTCTAA
- a CDS encoding NPCBM/NEW2 domain-containing protein, with product MSHRSTIRRAVLRSVITTTSLLAIACSSTPSEEASAQSSASLASLAGLAPKPPLGWNSWNKYGCDINEAKIKAATDAMVSSGMKDAGYEYVNIDDCWAELNRDANGKLVPHRTRFPGGIKALADYVHGKGLKLGIYTSAGSQTCAKTMPGALKHEQDDANSFASWGVDYLKYDNCNHDGTPAKQRYQAMGTALANSGRHIVYSICNWGEEDPWVFGPQVGGDLWRTTGDISDNWNSVLSLLDQQNGLEPFARQSGWNDPDMLEVGNGGMTTTEYRAHFSLWALLNAPLLAGNDLSAMSADTKAILTNRDIIAVDQDWGGSQGRLLRDLGNGTQVWGKPMSDGSVAIVLFNRNGATSSITTSAAEIGLGGSSSYRLKDLWSKAESTTSGSISASVPSHGAAMYIVRREGTLATPPAPGTYALGDATWLTSSNGWGPVERNKSNGETASNDGRGLSIASTAYAKGIGAHANSAVHVYLGKTCSRFRAQVGIDAESGTRGSVRFQVYGDGKLLSYTDVKRGGQTASALDIATTGVTALELRVTDARDNKDYDHADWAGAEIVCN from the coding sequence ATGAGCCACCGGAGTACCATCCGCCGCGCCGTTCTGCGCAGCGTCATCACCACCACGAGCCTCCTCGCCATCGCGTGTTCGAGCACGCCCAGTGAGGAGGCTTCGGCACAATCGAGCGCCAGTCTCGCGAGCCTTGCGGGCCTCGCGCCGAAGCCGCCGCTCGGGTGGAACAGTTGGAACAAGTATGGCTGCGACATCAACGAGGCCAAAATCAAGGCGGCGACCGATGCCATGGTCTCCTCCGGGATGAAGGACGCCGGCTACGAGTACGTGAACATCGACGATTGCTGGGCCGAGTTGAACCGCGATGCGAACGGCAAGCTGGTTCCGCACCGCACGCGGTTTCCCGGCGGCATCAAGGCGCTCGCAGACTACGTGCACGGCAAGGGACTCAAGCTGGGCATCTACACCAGCGCCGGTAGCCAAACCTGTGCGAAGACGATGCCCGGCGCGCTGAAGCACGAGCAAGACGATGCCAACAGCTTCGCGTCGTGGGGTGTCGACTACCTCAAGTACGACAACTGCAACCACGACGGCACCCCCGCGAAGCAGCGCTACCAAGCGATGGGCACGGCGCTCGCGAACTCGGGACGCCACATCGTTTACAGCATCTGCAATTGGGGCGAGGAAGACCCGTGGGTCTTCGGCCCGCAGGTGGGCGGCGATCTATGGCGCACCACCGGGGACATCAGCGACAACTGGAACAGCGTGCTGAGTCTTCTCGATCAGCAGAATGGCCTCGAGCCGTTCGCGCGCCAGAGCGGGTGGAACGATCCGGACATGCTCGAGGTCGGAAACGGCGGCATGACCACCACGGAATACCGTGCGCATTTCAGCCTATGGGCGCTGCTCAACGCGCCCCTCCTTGCCGGCAACGATTTGAGCGCGATGAGCGCCGACACGAAGGCGATCCTCACGAACCGCGACATCATCGCGGTGGATCAAGACTGGGGTGGCTCGCAGGGTCGCCTGCTTCGCGATCTTGGCAACGGCACGCAGGTATGGGGCAAGCCGATGTCCGACGGCTCCGTCGCCATCGTGCTCTTCAACCGCAACGGCGCCACCAGCTCCATCACGACGTCGGCCGCCGAAATCGGGCTGGGCGGCTCGAGCTCGTACCGGCTGAAGGATCTCTGGAGCAAAGCCGAGAGCACCACCAGCGGCAGCATCTCCGCATCGGTACCGAGCCACGGCGCGGCCATGTACATCGTGCGCCGCGAAGGCACGCTCGCAACGCCGCCCGCACCGGGCACGTACGCGCTCGGCGATGCCACCTGGCTCACGTCGAGCAACGGCTGGGGCCCCGTCGAGCGAAACAAGAGCAACGGCGAAACCGCCTCGAACGACGGCCGCGGCTTGAGCATCGCCAGCACCGCCTACGCCAAGGGCATCGGCGCACACGCGAACTCCGCCGTCCACGTGTACCTCGGCAAGACCTGCTCGCGCTTCCGCGCCCAAGTGGGCATCGACGCCGAATCCGGCACCCGAGGCAGCGTGCGCTTCCAGGTCTACGGCGACGGCAAACTGCTCTCCTACACCGACGTGAAACGCGGCGGCCAAACCGCGAGCGCCTTGGACATCGCCACCACGGGCGTGACCGCCCTGGAGCTCCGCGTCACCGACGCACGCGACAACAAGGACTACGACCACGCCGACTGGGCAGGAGCGGAAATCGTCTGCAATTAG
- a CDS encoding DUF2961 domain-containing protein → MRTSSTGCVIAEERGAGEIESIWFTRDDGNVTATGRITIELDGRTVLAASLQDVVNGALGAPFLFPLVANADQTSGGVYIKVPMPYRDSMRVTVQNNPIFYHVGYRHFVDAAGVNTFDPADHAEDVLATLRASGTRDPKPAVGNEITSAGAVNLPAGQTIAVTNATGPGSIRALRLRVPDAAATDDALKNVRLKIAFDGVTTVDAPIGEFFGSGAGEYAVRALFFAMDNAAGGWYSTWWPMPYRSTATVSLENRTTRDINGVGWEVTRASDAQWTNALAPGGSAGYFTALARRGNTVNGEDWTIASTAGRGKFVGVSETKEGPNSRLYLEGDERVYVDGQDTPQWHGTGTEDFYESGWYFNRGVFSNWANGLTAMEQGNNGCAERCDTMYRLLLNDAVTYHSALHFSIEHGPQDDVAAVYGSTPFMYTQRGTYSTSRTDAIDVGNAQSRSAHGYAETGAVNQYDVVSGYEGDFDNVSIRDQVRSTTASLSFRVALDPANDGVFLRRTSDQQQAYQSAQVLVDGVAAGTWLEPLGNGTTRWLDDVFRLPASATRNRSQVTITLQPTAGSPAFSASRYAVDNVVAPFTDTAAPAAVDGLAVNGVTHALRLAWNEPADNVGVAEYRIYAATTSNVPIDPNALVGVSRFPSFAHGPLRARETRYYRVVAVDGAGNASPASGVVSGTTVVPSRTDFNGDDRDDIATFTRGDGADVYAALSNGTSFVGDGVKWHDYFATGAEIPLTGDFNGDGKTDIVTFTRGTSADVFVALSDGNGFVGRNVKWHDHFAVGTEVPAVGDFNGDGLDDIVTFTRGDGGDVYVALSNGSAFVGDGIKWHDRFAIGTEWPAVGDFDGDGRDDIITFLRGDAGDVYVALSNGGAFLGDGSKWHEHFCLGSEMPAVGDFDGDGRDDIVTFTRGTSADVFVSLSNGTRFVQDAWKWHDNFAVGSEIPGVGDFDGDGRADIVTFTRGDAADVYVSLSNGSAFVGNANKWHDRFATGTEWPQPSALSPL, encoded by the coding sequence TTGCGCACGAGTTCGACGGGATGCGTCATTGCGGAAGAACGCGGCGCCGGTGAGATCGAATCGATCTGGTTCACGCGCGACGACGGCAACGTCACCGCCACGGGGCGGATCACCATCGAGCTCGATGGCCGCACGGTGCTCGCAGCCTCGCTGCAAGACGTGGTGAATGGTGCACTGGGTGCGCCCTTCCTCTTTCCCCTCGTGGCCAACGCCGACCAGACATCGGGCGGCGTGTACATCAAAGTGCCGATGCCCTACCGCGACTCGATGCGGGTCACGGTGCAGAACAACCCGATCTTCTACCATGTCGGCTACCGGCACTTCGTCGATGCCGCCGGGGTGAACACGTTCGATCCCGCCGATCACGCCGAGGACGTGCTGGCGACGCTGCGTGCGTCCGGCACGCGCGATCCCAAGCCGGCCGTGGGCAACGAGATCACGTCCGCGGGCGCGGTGAATTTGCCGGCGGGTCAGACCATCGCGGTCACCAACGCCACCGGGCCTGGATCCATCCGCGCGCTGCGCCTGCGCGTACCGGATGCGGCGGCCACCGACGATGCGCTGAAGAACGTGCGCCTCAAGATCGCCTTCGACGGCGTGACCACGGTGGATGCGCCCATCGGAGAGTTCTTCGGCTCGGGCGCCGGGGAATACGCGGTGCGCGCGCTCTTTTTCGCGATGGATAACGCGGCGGGCGGTTGGTACTCGACGTGGTGGCCCATGCCGTACCGAAGCACGGCGACCGTCAGCCTGGAGAACCGCACCACGCGCGACATCAACGGCGTCGGCTGGGAGGTGACCAGGGCCTCCGATGCGCAGTGGACCAACGCGCTCGCGCCGGGCGGCAGCGCAGGGTATTTCACCGCACTCGCACGCCGCGGGAACACGGTAAACGGCGAGGATTGGACCATCGCCAGCACGGCAGGACGCGGCAAATTCGTCGGCGTCTCCGAGACGAAGGAAGGGCCCAACTCGCGCCTGTACCTGGAAGGCGACGAGCGCGTGTACGTGGACGGACAAGACACTCCGCAATGGCACGGCACCGGCACGGAGGACTTCTACGAGTCGGGCTGGTACTTCAACCGCGGGGTGTTCAGCAACTGGGCCAATGGCCTCACCGCCATGGAGCAGGGAAACAACGGCTGCGCGGAGCGGTGCGACACCATGTACCGGCTGCTGCTGAACGACGCGGTCACCTACCATTCCGCGCTGCACTTCAGCATCGAGCACGGGCCGCAAGATGACGTCGCCGCGGTGTACGGCTCGACGCCGTTCATGTACACGCAGCGGGGCACGTACTCGACCTCGCGCACCGATGCGATCGACGTCGGCAATGCGCAAAGCCGCAGCGCGCACGGCTACGCCGAGACGGGTGCGGTGAACCAATACGACGTGGTGTCGGGCTACGAAGGCGATTTCGACAACGTGTCCATCCGCGACCAGGTGCGCTCTACGACGGCGTCGCTGTCGTTCCGCGTCGCGCTCGATCCGGCGAACGACGGCGTGTTTCTGCGCCGCACCAGCGATCAGCAGCAGGCATACCAGTCGGCGCAAGTGCTCGTGGACGGCGTCGCCGCCGGCACGTGGCTCGAGCCCCTCGGCAATGGGACGACGCGCTGGCTGGACGACGTGTTCCGGCTGCCGGCATCGGCCACGCGCAACCGATCGCAGGTGACCATCACCTTGCAACCCACCGCGGGGTCGCCGGCCTTCTCCGCGTCGCGCTATGCGGTGGACAACGTGGTCGCCCCCTTCACCGACACGGCGGCCCCCGCGGCGGTCGACGGGCTCGCGGTGAACGGCGTCACCCATGCCCTGCGCCTCGCGTGGAACGAGCCCGCCGACAACGTTGGGGTGGCGGAGTACCGCATCTACGCGGCCACGACGTCGAACGTCCCCATCGACCCGAACGCGCTCGTCGGCGTCTCACGCTTCCCGTCGTTTGCACACGGGCCGCTCCGCGCCCGCGAGACGCGTTACTACCGCGTGGTCGCGGTCGACGGCGCCGGCAATGCGAGCCCCGCGTCGGGCGTCGTCTCGGGCACCACGGTGGTCCCGAGCCGGACGGACTTCAACGGCGACGACCGCGACGACATCGCGACGTTCACGCGCGGCGACGGCGCCGACGTCTACGCCGCCCTCTCCAATGGAACGAGCTTCGTCGGCGACGGCGTGAAGTGGCACGACTACTTCGCCACCGGCGCGGAAATCCCGCTGACGGGCGACTTCAACGGCGACGGCAAAACGGACATCGTGACCTTCACCCGCGGCACCTCGGCCGACGTCTTCGTGGCGCTGTCGGACGGCAACGGCTTCGTGGGGCGCAACGTCAAATGGCACGACCACTTCGCCGTCGGCACCGAGGTCCCCGCCGTGGGCGACTTCAACGGCGACGGATTGGACGACATCGTCACCTTTACCCGCGGCGATGGCGGCGACGTATACGTGGCCCTCTCGAATGGAAGCGCCTTCGTCGGCGACGGCATCAAGTGGCACGACCGATTCGCCATCGGGACCGAGTGGCCGGCCGTCGGCGACTTCGACGGCGACGGCCGCGACGACATCATCACCTTCCTGCGCGGCGACGCGGGGGACGTCTACGTCGCCCTCTCCAACGGCGGCGCCTTCCTCGGGGACGGCTCCAAGTGGCACGAGCACTTCTGCCTGGGCAGCGAGATGCCCGCCGTGGGGGACTTCGACGGCGACGGTCGCGACGACATCGTGACCTTCACCCGCGGCACCTCGGCCGACGTCTTCGTGTCGCTCTCGAACGGGACACGCTTCGTCCAAGATGCGTGGAAGTGGCACGACAACTTCGCGGTCGGCAGCGAAATCCCCGGCGTGGGCGACTTCGACGGCGATGGTCGGGCCGACATCGTGACCTTCACCCGCGGCGATGCGGCCGACGTGTACGTTTCCCTCTCGAACGGTAGCGCGTTCGTCGGCAACGCCAACAAATGGCACGACCGCTTCGCAACGGGCACGGAGTGGCCACAACCGAGCGCGCTTTCTCCGTTGTAG